One Salvelinus namaycush isolate Seneca chromosome 29, SaNama_1.0, whole genome shotgun sequence genomic region harbors:
- the LOC120024574 gene encoding tumor necrosis factor receptor superfamily member 21-like has product MRSSQTFAQNWKMSVLCVSVALLYSVVGEASSQPLTPSPGTEIVALSARHYYHTDQSTGSQLVCDKCPAGTFVSRHCNQTNVRECSRCGEGTFTRGENGVQQCHRCRRPCSALLVEKFPCTATLDRVCTCPPDTFAKGDTCTPHFLCPVGSGVKKRGSEVEDVSCKVCARGSFSDVVSSVLRCRTHTDCLAQGLPLLAAGTRETDNICGSASPTSPTLLGPAQSAFIQEPSSSSAGPVHKDAFSLTAGSEVLELLLSTTGTLPRSNNSQDSTPSGSYEASPEDDVEVLNLAAMAGAQDPTQTPPHLKHSVPSEHRRTHPAANKRAMDGVEDGSEVGVGQGVQRSGYRPTRRGSPRPSTHTHFDINEHLPWMIVLLLLLVLVVIVVCSVKRSSRVLKKGPVQDPSSIIEKAIQKKTCPPTQTKEKWIYYSNGQGVDILKLVAAQIGSQWIDMYQSLANATEREVAAFSNGYQSDHDRAYAALQHWTIRDGDANLAKLINALHRHHRIDVVEKIRGVMEDNPQFDLNQLMTAVNVTPSHSPVHKPLDSPRVLVEQSPVHRTKGFFPDESEPLLRCDSTSSKDSALSRTGSFITKEKKDTVLRQVRLDRCDLQPIFDDMLHILNPDELHVIEEIPMAEDKLDRLFEIAGVKSQEASQTLLDSVYSHLPDLL; this is encoded by the exons ATGAGAAGTAGCCAAACATTTGCTCAGAACTGGAAAATGTCAgtgctctgtgtgtctgtggcg CTACTGTACAGTGTGGTTGGTGAGGCCTCTAGCCAGCCTCTGACACCCAGCCCTGGCACTGAGATAGTGGCCCTGTCTGCCCGCCACTACTACCACACAGACCAAAGCACGGGCAGTCAACTGGTTTGTGACAAGTGCCCCGCAGGAACCTTCGTGTCCAGGCACTGCAACCAGACCAACGTGAGGGAGTGCAGCCGCTGTGGCGAGGGCACATTCACGCGCGGAGAGAACGGGGTTCAGCAATGCCACCGCTGCAGGAGGCCCTGCAGCGCCCTCCTCGTTGAGAAGTTCCCCTGCACGGCCACCTTGGACCGGGTCTGCACCTGCCCCCCGGACACCTTCGCCAAGGGGGACACCTGTACTCCCCACTTCCTGTGCCCTGTGGGCTCAGGGGTGAAGAAAAGGGGCAGCGAGGTGGAGGATGTGAGCTGTAAGGTGTGCGCGCGAGGGAGCTTCTCGGACGTGGTTTCCAGTGTATTGAGGTGcaggacacacacagactgtcTGGCCCAGGGTCTGCCCCTACTGGCAGCAGgcaccagagagacagacaacatcTGTGGATCTGCTTCTCccacctcccccaccctcctGGGACCTGCACAGTCTGCCTTCATCCAGGAGCCCTCCTCTTCCTCAGCTGGCCCAGTACACAAAG ATGCCTTCAGCCTGACAGCAGGTTCTGAGGTCTTAGAGCTCTTACTGAGTACCACGGGGACTCTACCCAGGTCCAACAACAGCCAGGACTCCACCCCATCAGGCTCCTATGAGGCCAGCCCCGAAGATGATGTAGAGGTGCTGAACCTGGCCGCTATGGCCGGAGCCCAGGACCCCACACAGACTCCACCACACCTCAAGCACTCTGTGCCCAGTGAGCACCGCCGCACCCACCCGGCAGCCAACAAGCGGGCCATGGACGGCGTAGAGGACGGATCGGAGGTAGGGGTAGGTCAGGGTGTGCAAAGATCAGGGTACAGGCCCACACGAAGGGGCTCCCCCAGGCCCAGCACTCATACACACTTTGACATCAACGAGCACTTGCCCTGGATGAtcgtgctgctgctgctgctggtgctgGTGGTGATCGTGGTGTGCAGCGTGAAGAGGAGCTCCAGAGTGCTGAAGAAGGGACCAGTTCAGGACCCCAGCAGCATCATTGAGAAAGCAATCCAGAAGAAGACCTGCCCCCCGACACAGAccaaggagaagtggatctactACTCCAATGGACAGG GTGTGGACATCCTGAAGTTGGTGGCAGCTCAGATTGGCAGCCAGTGGATCGACATGTACCAGTCCCTGGCCAATGCCACAGAGCGCGAGGTGGCAGCCTTCTCCAATGGCTACCAGTCGGACCACGACCGGGCATACGCTGCCCTGCAACACTGGACCATCCGCGACGGGGACGCTAACCTGGCCAAGCTCATCAACGCCCTGCACCGCCACCACCGCATCGACGTGGTGGAGAAGATACGGGGCGTCATGGAAGACAATCCTCAG tttgATCTGAACCAGCTGATGACCGCTGTGAATGTAACCCCGAGCCACAGTCCTGTCCACAAGCCTTTGGATTCTCCTAGGGTGCTGGTGGAGCAGTCTCCTGTGCACCGGACCAAGGGTTTCTTCCCTGATGAATCAGAGCCCCTTCTCCGCTGTGACTCCACCTCCAGCAAAGACTCCGCCCTCAGCAGGACCGGCTCGTTCATTACCAAAG AGAAGAAAGACACGGTGCTACGTCAGGTCCGGCTGGACCGGTGCGACCTACAACCCATCTTCGACGACATGCTGCACATCCTAAACCCTGACGAGCTGCACGTCATCGAGGAGATCCCCATGGCCGAGGACAAACTGGACCGCCTCTTTGAGATTGCCGGGGTCAAGAGCCAGGAGGCCAGCCAGACCCTGCTAGACTCGGTCTACAGCCACTTGCCTGACCTCCTATAG